From one Geoalkalibacter halelectricus genomic stretch:
- a CDS encoding carboxyl transferase domain-containing protein, which yields MAILKSNLNPDSPEFSKNAEVMRAQVEDLRVKTARIRLGGGEQARAKHEARGKLLPRERVRRLLDVGSPFLEFSQFAAWDMYDDEVPAAGLITGIGRVSGRECMIVANDATVKGGTYYPITVKKHLRAQEIAEQHHLPCVYLVDSGGAFLPKQDEVFPDRDHFGRIFFNQANLSAKGIPQVAVVMGSCTAGGAYVPAMADESIIVRNQGTIFLGGPPLVKAATGEVVSAEDLGGADVHCRTSGVTDHYATDDAHALGLARRIVAGLNRNKHPELAIRESKEPLYDSEELNGIIPVDTRKPFDVREVIARVVDGSEFDEFKKLYGETLVCGFAHIFGYPVGIVANNGILFSESALKGAHFIELCSQRGIPLVFLQNITGFMVGSKYEQGGIAKDGAKMVTAVACAKVPKFTVLIGGSFGAGNYGMCGRAYSPDLLFMWPNARISVMGGEQAASVLAQVRRDGIEAKGGTWSAEDEEAFKAPIRDQYEHQGHPYYASARLWDDGIIAPADTRMVLGLGLSAALNAPPRATTFGIFRM from the coding sequence ATGGCCATACTTAAGAGCAACCTCAATCCGGACTCGCCGGAATTTTCCAAGAATGCCGAGGTGATGCGCGCCCAGGTCGAGGATCTACGCGTCAAGACGGCGCGGATCCGGCTGGGCGGCGGCGAGCAGGCACGCGCCAAGCACGAGGCGCGCGGCAAGTTGCTGCCGCGCGAGCGGGTGCGGCGGCTCCTCGACGTGGGCTCGCCCTTTCTGGAGTTCTCACAGTTCGCCGCCTGGGACATGTATGACGACGAGGTGCCGGCCGCCGGTCTCATCACCGGCATCGGCCGGGTCAGCGGGCGCGAGTGCATGATTGTCGCCAACGACGCCACGGTCAAGGGCGGCACCTATTACCCCATCACCGTCAAGAAGCATCTGCGCGCCCAGGAAATCGCCGAGCAGCATCATCTGCCCTGCGTTTATCTGGTTGATTCGGGTGGCGCCTTTCTGCCCAAGCAGGACGAGGTGTTTCCGGACCGCGACCATTTCGGGCGCATCTTCTTCAACCAGGCCAATCTCTCGGCCAAGGGCATTCCCCAGGTCGCCGTGGTCATGGGTTCGTGCACGGCGGGCGGCGCCTACGTTCCCGCCATGGCCGACGAGAGCATCATCGTGCGCAATCAGGGCACCATTTTTCTCGGCGGCCCGCCCCTGGTCAAGGCCGCCACCGGCGAGGTGGTGAGCGCCGAGGATCTGGGCGGGGCGGATGTTCACTGCCGCACCTCGGGCGTCACCGATCATTACGCCACCGATGACGCTCACGCCCTGGGGCTGGCGCGGCGGATCGTGGCGGGGCTCAATCGCAACAAGCATCCGGAGCTCGCCATCAGGGAATCCAAGGAGCCCCTCTATGACTCCGAGGAACTCAACGGCATCATTCCCGTCGATACGCGCAAACCCTTCGACGTGCGCGAGGTCATCGCCCGCGTGGTCGACGGCTCGGAGTTCGACGAATTCAAGAAGCTCTACGGCGAGACCCTGGTGTGCGGCTTCGCCCACATCTTCGGCTATCCGGTGGGCATCGTCGCCAACAACGGCATTCTCTTCTCCGAATCGGCCCTCAAGGGGGCGCATTTCATCGAGTTGTGCAGCCAGCGCGGCATCCCCCTGGTGTTTCTGCAGAACATCACCGGCTTCATGGTTGGCAGCAAGTACGAGCAGGGGGGGATCGCCAAGGACGGCGCGAAGATGGTCACCGCCGTGGCCTGCGCCAAGGTGCCCAAGTTCACCGTACTCATTGGTGGCAGCTTCGGCGCGGGCAATTACGGCATGTGCGGGCGCGCCTACAGCCCGGATCTGCTGTTCATGTGGCCCAACGCGCGCATCTCGGTGATGGGCGGCGAGCAGGCGGCCAGCGTGCTGGCTCAGGTGCGCCGCGACGGCATCGAAGCCAAGGGCGGCACCTGGAGCGCCGAGGACGAAGAGGCCTTCAAGGCGCCGATCCGCGACCAGTACGAACACCAGGGCCATCCCTATTACGCCAGCGCCCGGTTGTGGGACGACGGCATCATCGCCCCCGCCGACACCCGCATGGTGCTCGGTTTGGGCCTGTCGGCGGCCCTCAATGCCCCGCCGCGCGCGACCACCTTCGGCATTTTCAGGATGTGA
- a CDS encoding acetyl/propionyl/methylcrotonyl-CoA carboxylase subunit alpha, protein MFEKILIANRGEIACRVIRTAKRLGIATVAVYSDADATARHVALADEAYRIGPAPARESYLRAELVLEVARRSGAQAVHPGYGFLSENADFAEACAQAGITFIGPPVAAIAAMGSKSAAKKIMEQAGVPLVPGYHGDDQDPAFLSRQAEKIGFPLLIKASAGGGGKGMRVVRSLEEFPAALAGAKREAANAFGDERVLLERYLTKPRHVEIQVFGDTQGNLVHLFERDCSIQRRHQKVLEEAPAPGMNPGLREKMGQAAVAAARAIGYTGAGTVEFLLDEDGSFYFMEMNTRLQVEHPVTEMITGVDLVEWQLRVAAGQALPCRQQDLEISGHAIEARLYAEDPAKEFLPSIGLLRHLRSPEDSVHVRIDTGVRRGDEVSMHYDPMIAKLIVWDTDRAGALRRLRQALAEYQVVGVTTNLAFLGAVAAHPAFIAGDLDTGFIERHRAALFPESRPAVDQVLALGCLDVLLRRAGEARAAARASADPYSPWHSANGWRLNGDNHHDLTFVDGEASVSVIAHYRPHGYLLDLPGGTLPVRGEITAAGDLLADLDGKRVRATVVRHGQELTILEQGAAHRLVLVDPYAHAGEQEEQGGTLTAPMPGKVIAVMVESGAQVKKGAPLMILEAMKMEHTISAPADGRITDLLFSVGALVSEGAQLLAFETEEA, encoded by the coding sequence ATGTTCGAAAAGATACTGATTGCCAACCGCGGCGAGATCGCCTGCCGCGTCATCCGCACCGCCAAGCGCCTGGGCATCGCCACGGTGGCGGTTTATTCGGACGCCGACGCCACTGCTCGCCATGTGGCCCTGGCCGACGAGGCCTATCGTATTGGTCCGGCACCGGCGCGCGAAAGTTATTTGCGTGCCGAACTGGTTCTTGAGGTCGCGCGGCGCAGCGGTGCCCAGGCGGTGCATCCGGGCTACGGATTTCTCTCGGAGAACGCCGACTTCGCCGAAGCCTGCGCCCAGGCGGGCATCACCTTCATCGGCCCGCCGGTGGCGGCGATTGCCGCCATGGGCTCCAAAAGCGCGGCGAAGAAGATCATGGAGCAGGCCGGAGTACCCCTGGTCCCCGGTTATCACGGTGATGACCAGGATCCCGCTTTTTTGTCGAGGCAGGCCGAGAAGATCGGTTTTCCCCTGCTCATCAAGGCCAGCGCCGGGGGCGGCGGCAAGGGCATGCGCGTGGTGCGGAGTCTTGAAGAGTTTCCCGCCGCTCTGGCAGGGGCCAAGCGCGAAGCGGCCAATGCTTTCGGCGACGAGCGGGTGCTGCTGGAACGCTACTTGACCAAGCCGCGCCATGTGGAGATCCAGGTGTTCGGCGACACCCAGGGCAATCTGGTGCACCTCTTCGAACGTGATTGTTCCATTCAGCGTCGCCATCAGAAAGTTCTCGAGGAGGCGCCGGCGCCAGGCATGAACCCGGGCCTGCGGGAAAAAATGGGACAGGCTGCCGTCGCCGCCGCCCGCGCCATCGGCTACACGGGGGCCGGCACGGTCGAGTTTCTCCTCGATGAGGACGGCTCCTTCTATTTCATGGAAATGAACACCCGCCTGCAGGTCGAGCATCCGGTAACGGAGATGATCACCGGCGTGGATCTCGTCGAGTGGCAGCTGCGCGTCGCAGCGGGCCAGGCTCTGCCCTGTCGTCAACAGGATCTGGAGATCAGCGGGCACGCCATCGAGGCGCGGCTCTATGCCGAGGATCCGGCCAAGGAATTTTTGCCCTCCATCGGTTTGCTGCGTCATTTGCGCAGCCCCGAGGATAGCGTCCATGTGCGCATCGATACCGGCGTGCGTCGGGGCGATGAAGTGTCCATGCACTATGACCCGATGATCGCCAAGCTGATCGTCTGGGATACGGATCGCGCCGGCGCCCTGCGCCGCCTGCGCCAGGCCCTTGCCGAGTATCAGGTAGTCGGGGTGACGACCAATCTCGCCTTTCTCGGCGCGGTGGCCGCCCATCCGGCCTTTATCGCGGGGGATCTGGACACGGGATTCATCGAGCGCCATCGCGCCGCGCTGTTTCCCGAATCCCGTCCGGCCGTCGATCAGGTGCTGGCCCTGGGCTGTCTCGATGTGCTGTTGCGGCGTGCCGGCGAAGCCCGGGCCGCGGCGCGCGCTTCCGCCGATCCCTATTCCCCCTGGCACAGCGCCAACGGCTGGCGCCTCAACGGCGACAACCATCATGATCTGACCTTTGTCGACGGCGAGGCGTCGGTCAGCGTCATCGCCCATTATCGCCCGCATGGCTATCTGCTTGACCTGCCAGGTGGAACCCTGCCGGTGCGCGGCGAGATCACCGCCGCGGGCGATCTGTTGGCCGATCTGGACGGCAAGCGGGTGCGCGCCACCGTGGTGCGCCACGGCCAGGAGTTGACCATCCTCGAGCAGGGCGCCGCGCACCGCCTGGTGTTGGTCGATCCCTATGCCCATGCCGGAGAGCAGGAAGAGCAGGGCGGCACCCTGACCGCGCCCATGCCGGGCAAGGTGATCGCGGTGATGGTCGAATCGGGCGCGCAGGTGAAAAAGGGCGCGCCGCTGATGATTCTCGAAGCTATGAAGATGGAGCACACCATCAGCGCCCCCGCCGACGGTCGCATCACCGATCTGCTCTTCTCCGTCGGTGCCCTGGTTTCCGAGGGCGCCCAGCTGCTGGCCTTCGAGACCGAGGAGGCCTGA
- a CDS encoding isovaleryl-CoA dehydrogenase: protein MSPYPSLNFDLGETADLLRETVRSFAEAELAPRAADIDRDNLFPADMWKKMGDLGLLGITISEEYGGAAMGYLEHVIAMEELSRASASVALSYGAHSNLCVNQIYRNGNSEQKAKFLPKLISGDFVGALAMSEPGAGSDVVSMKLRADKKGDRYILNGNKMWITNGPEADVLVVYAKTDMDAGPRGITAFLIEKGFTGFSTAQKLDKLGMRGSNTCELVFENCEVPEENVLGQVGKGVNVLMSGLDYERAVLAGGPLGIMQACMDVVVPYVHERKQFGQPIGTFQLMQGKIADMYTTMNACRAYVYAVAQSCDRGETTRKDAAGAILYAAEKATWMALEAIQTLGGNGYINEYPTGRYLRDAKLYEIGAGTSEIRRMLIGRELFTESAA from the coding sequence ATGAGTCCTTATCCGAGTCTGAATTTCGACCTTGGCGAAACCGCCGACCTGCTGCGCGAAACGGTTCGCAGCTTTGCCGAAGCCGAGCTGGCCCCGCGTGCCGCCGATATCGATCGTGACAACCTGTTTCCCGCCGACATGTGGAAAAAGATGGGTGACCTGGGCCTGCTCGGCATCACCATCTCCGAAGAATACGGCGGCGCCGCCATGGGTTACCTGGAGCACGTCATCGCCATGGAGGAGCTCAGCCGCGCCTCGGCCTCCGTCGCCCTGAGCTACGGCGCCCATTCCAACCTTTGCGTGAATCAGATCTATCGCAACGGCAACAGCGAGCAGAAAGCCAAGTTTCTACCCAAGCTTATCAGTGGCGATTTTGTCGGTGCCCTGGCCATGAGCGAGCCGGGAGCGGGTTCCGACGTGGTGAGCATGAAGCTGCGTGCCGACAAGAAGGGCGATCGCTACATCCTCAACGGCAACAAGATGTGGATCACCAACGGCCCCGAAGCCGACGTGCTGGTGGTCTACGCCAAGACCGACATGGACGCCGGGCCGCGCGGCATCACCGCGTTTCTCATCGAGAAAGGCTTCACGGGTTTTTCCACCGCGCAGAAGCTCGACAAGCTGGGCATGCGCGGCTCGAACACCTGCGAGCTGGTGTTCGAGAACTGCGAGGTGCCGGAGGAAAACGTGCTTGGCCAGGTGGGCAAGGGTGTCAACGTGCTCATGAGCGGCCTGGATTATGAGCGCGCGGTGCTGGCCGGCGGTCCCCTGGGGATCATGCAGGCGTGCATGGACGTGGTGGTGCCCTATGTCCACGAGCGCAAGCAGTTCGGCCAGCCCATCGGCACCTTCCAGCTCATGCAGGGCAAGATCGCCGACATGTACACCACCATGAACGCCTGCCGCGCCTACGTCTACGCCGTTGCCCAGTCCTGCGACCGGGGCGAGACGACGCGCAAGGATGCCGCCGGCGCCATTCTCTATGCCGCGGAAAAGGCCACCTGGATGGCCCTGGAAGCCATTCAGACCCTGGGCGGCAACGGCTACATCAACGAGTACCCTACAGGCCGCTACCTGCGTGACGCCAAGCTCTACGAAATCGGCGCGGGCACCAGCGAAATCCGCCGCATGCTCATCGGGCGCGAGCTTTTCACCGAAAGTGCCGCCTGA
- a CDS encoding enoyl-CoA hydratase/isomerase family protein, with translation MNPSLIHTQVDARGRALVTMNRPEVHNAFDDTLISALTAELRRLETDPAVRVLTLTGAGKSFSAGADLGWMRRMADYSPAENLADAQALAELMRTLDRLAKPTIALVQGPVYGGGVGLVACCDIALASPRAAFCLSEVKLGLIPAVISPYVVAAMGARAARRYFLTAERFSAEEALRLGLVHELVAEGELAARGAALAEQLLLNGPQAMVAAKDLVALVAGRPLDAELIAETAERICAARASAEGKEGLGAFLEKRQPQWAKGS, from the coding sequence ATGAACCCTTCATTGATTCATACCCAGGTTGATGCCCGGGGTCGGGCGCTGGTGACCATGAACCGTCCCGAGGTGCACAACGCCTTTGACGATACCCTGATCAGCGCCCTGACCGCCGAACTGCGGCGCCTGGAGACCGATCCCGCGGTACGGGTTCTGACCCTCACCGGTGCCGGCAAGAGTTTCTCCGCCGGGGCCGACCTCGGCTGGATGCGGCGCATGGCCGATTATTCCCCTGCCGAAAACCTCGCCGACGCCCAGGCCCTGGCCGAACTCATGCGCACCCTTGACCGCCTCGCCAAGCCGACCATCGCTCTGGTGCAGGGGCCGGTCTACGGCGGCGGGGTCGGCCTGGTGGCCTGCTGCGACATCGCCCTGGCCTCGCCGCGTGCCGCCTTCTGCCTGTCCGAAGTGAAGCTGGGCCTGATTCCGGCGGTGATTTCACCCTATGTGGTGGCGGCCATGGGCGCGCGCGCGGCGCGGCGCTATTTCCTCACCGCCGAGCGCTTTTCGGCGGAAGAAGCCCTGCGGCTCGGTCTGGTGCATGAGCTGGTGGCGGAGGGCGAGCTGGCCGCACGCGGCGCGGCCCTGGCCGAGCAGTTGCTGCTCAACGGACCTCAGGCAATGGTCGCCGCCAAGGATCTGGTGGCGCTGGTGGCGGGGCGTCCCCTGGACGCCGAGCTGATCGCCGAGACGGCCGAGCGGATCTGCGCCGCGCGGGCCTCGGCCGAGGGCAAGGAGGGTCTTGGCGCCTTTCTCGAAAAACGTCAGCCCCAATGGGCGAAAGGATCCTAG
- a CDS encoding IclR family transcriptional regulator has product MAREKASYSIQSVERALCLLEILGEEGDELRIVRLSERLDMDRARVFRLLATFEQRGYVERVGTSGRYRLGLPVFEMGQKILQRMSLLRKAKPVMERLARQCDEAVYLAIPHGEEILMLDMVDTTQKVGTVSLVGQRFPLADTAAGRVVIEGRRVCARGGYGELAAWREVRDRGALGEGVSSLAVPVLDARGEVQASLCLIGPDFRFEGARLGEELLPLLREAAAVISSRLGFINH; this is encoded by the coding sequence ATGGCCAGAGAGAAAGCTTCTTATTCCATACAGTCCGTGGAGCGGGCCCTGTGTCTTTTGGAAATTCTGGGGGAAGAGGGAGACGAGTTGCGCATTGTCCGCCTGAGCGAACGTCTGGATATGGACCGGGCACGGGTGTTTCGCCTGCTGGCGACCTTTGAGCAGCGCGGCTATGTCGAGCGGGTCGGTACCTCGGGGCGCTACCGCTTGGGGTTGCCGGTGTTTGAGATGGGACAGAAGATTTTGCAGCGCATGAGTCTGCTGCGCAAGGCCAAGCCGGTCATGGAGCGTCTGGCGCGCCAGTGCGACGAGGCGGTCTATCTGGCAATTCCCCATGGCGAGGAGATTCTCATGCTCGACATGGTCGATACCACCCAGAAGGTCGGCACCGTGTCGCTGGTCGGTCAGCGTTTTCCCCTGGCCGATACGGCGGCGGGTCGAGTGGTGATTGAAGGGCGAAGGGTTTGTGCCCGGGGCGGTTACGGGGAATTGGCCGCCTGGCGCGAAGTTCGCGACCGCGGTGCCCTGGGCGAGGGGGTCTCTTCTCTGGCCGTGCCGGTGCTGGATGCCCGGGGAGAGGTTCAGGCGAGCCTGTGTCTGATAGGGCCGGATTTTCGGTTTGAAGGAGCGCGTCTTGGGGAGGAACTGTTGCCTTTGCTGCGCGAGGCGGCAGCCGTTATCTCCTCGCGGCTGGGCTTCATCAATCATTGA